A window of Streptomyces marispadix contains these coding sequences:
- the uvrB gene encoding excinuclease ABC subunit UvrB — MRPETQIERTVAPFEVVSPYQPSGDQPTAIAELAQRVSGGEKDVVLLGATGTGKSATTAWMIEKLQRPTLVMAPNKTLAAQLANEFRELLPNNAVEYFVSYYDYYQPEAYVPQTDTYIEKDSSINEEVERLRHSSTNSLLTRRDVVVVASVSCIYGLGTPQEYVDRMVPLKVGQETDRDELLRRFVDVQYTRNDMAFTRGTFRVRGDTIEIFPVYEELAVRIEMFGDEIEALSTLHPLTGEVISDDEQLYVFPASHYVAGPERMERAIAGIESELEEQLASLEKQGKLLEAQRLRMRTTYDIEMMRQIGTCSGIENYSRHIDGRDPGTAPHTLLDFFPDDFLLVIDESHQTVPQIGAMFEGDISRKRTLVEHGFRLPSAIDNRPLKWEEFQERIGQTVYLSATPGAYELSRSDGHVEQVIRPTGLVDPEVVVKSTEGQIDDLVHEIRMRAEKDERVLVTTLTKKMAEDLTEYFLELGIQVRYLHSDVDTLRRIELLRELRSGEFDVLVGINLLREGLDLPEVSLVAILDADKEGFLRSGTSLIQTIGRAARNVSGQVHMYADKATPAMEKAIEETNRRREKQIAYNKEHGIDPEPLRKKIGDIVADIAREDIDTEQLLGSGYRQERRGGADRTAKGKAPTPAKSAGRKERGAEVLTDRPASELAETIEEMTERMRAAAAELQFEVAARLRDEVSELKKELRQMREAGLK; from the coding sequence ATGCGGCCCGAGACTCAGATCGAACGCACGGTGGCGCCTTTCGAGGTCGTCAGCCCGTATCAGCCCAGCGGTGACCAGCCCACCGCGATCGCCGAGCTGGCGCAGCGCGTCAGCGGGGGCGAGAAGGACGTCGTGCTGCTCGGAGCGACGGGCACGGGCAAATCGGCGACGACGGCCTGGATGATCGAGAAGCTCCAGCGGCCGACGCTGGTGATGGCGCCGAACAAGACGCTGGCCGCCCAGCTCGCGAACGAGTTCCGTGAACTCCTGCCGAACAATGCGGTGGAGTACTTCGTCTCGTACTACGACTACTACCAGCCGGAGGCGTACGTCCCGCAGACGGACACCTACATCGAGAAGGACTCCTCCATCAACGAGGAGGTCGAGCGGCTGCGGCACAGCTCCACCAACTCGCTGCTGACCCGGCGCGACGTGGTCGTCGTAGCGTCGGTCTCCTGCATCTACGGTCTGGGCACCCCCCAGGAGTACGTCGACCGCATGGTGCCGCTCAAGGTCGGACAGGAGACGGACCGGGACGAACTGCTGCGTCGCTTCGTCGACGTTCAGTACACGCGCAACGACATGGCTTTCACGCGCGGCACCTTCCGCGTGCGGGGCGACACGATCGAGATCTTCCCGGTCTATGAGGAACTGGCCGTCCGCATCGAGATGTTCGGCGACGAGATCGAGGCGCTCTCCACCCTCCACCCCCTCACCGGAGAGGTGATCTCCGACGACGAGCAGCTCTACGTCTTCCCCGCCTCGCACTACGTGGCCGGTCCGGAGCGCATGGAGCGCGCCATCGCCGGAATCGAGAGCGAGCTGGAGGAGCAGCTCGCCTCGCTGGAGAAGCAGGGGAAGCTGCTGGAGGCGCAGCGGCTGAGGATGCGCACCACCTACGACATCGAGATGATGCGCCAGATCGGCACCTGCTCGGGCATCGAGAACTACTCGCGGCACATCGACGGCCGCGACCCGGGCACCGCGCCGCACACCCTGCTCGACTTCTTCCCCGACGACTTCCTGCTCGTCATCGACGAGTCGCACCAGACGGTTCCGCAGATCGGCGCGATGTTCGAGGGCGACATCTCCCGCAAGCGCACCCTGGTCGAGCACGGCTTCCGGCTGCCGTCCGCGATCGACAACAGGCCGCTGAAGTGGGAGGAGTTCCAGGAGCGCATCGGCCAGACCGTCTATCTCTCGGCGACGCCGGGGGCGTATGAACTCTCGCGCAGCGACGGCCATGTGGAGCAGGTGATCCGCCCCACGGGCCTCGTCGACCCGGAGGTGGTGGTCAAGTCCACCGAGGGTCAGATCGACGATCTGGTGCACGAGATCCGCATGCGTGCGGAGAAGGACGAGCGGGTGCTCGTGACGACCCTCACCAAGAAGATGGCGGAGGATCTCACCGAGTACTTCCTGGAGTTGGGCATCCAGGTCCGCTATCTGCACAGCGACGTGGACACGTTGCGCCGCATCGAGCTGCTGCGGGAGCTGCGCTCCGGCGAGTTCGACGTGCTGGTCGGCATCAACCTGCTGCGTGAGGGGCTCGACCTGCCCGAGGTCTCCCTCGTCGCGATCCTCGACGCCGACAAGGAGGGCTTCCTGCGCTCCGGTACGTCGTTGATCCAGACGATCGGGCGTGCCGCGCGCAACGTCTCCGGCCAGGTCCATATGTACGCGGACAAGGCGACCCCGGCGATGGAGAAGGCGATCGAGGAGACGAACCGCCGCCGCGAGAAGCAGATCGCGTACAACAAGGAGCACGGCATCGACCCGGAGCCCCTGCGCAAGAAGATCGGGGACATCGTCGCCGACATCGCACGCGAGGACATCGACACCGAGCAGCTTCTCGGCTCCGGTTACCGCCAGGAGCGACGGGGCGGCGCCGACCGTACGGCCAAGGGCAAGGCACCCACGCCGGCGAAGTCCGCGGGCCGCAAGGAGCGCGGCGCCGAGGTCCTCACCGACCGTCCCGCGAGCGAACTGGCGGAGACCATCGAGGAGATGACCGAGCGGATGCGTGCCGCGGCGGCGGAGCTCCAGTTCGAGGTGGCCGCCCGGCTGCGCGACGAGGTGTCGGAGCTGAAGAAGGAGCTGCGGCAGATGAGGGAGGCAGGGCTCAAGTAG
- a CDS encoding glycerophosphodiester phosphodiesterase: MSMRRAVAAATGVLLGMSALTLTASPAYAADSQDTTSDGAPVVVAHRGASGYAPENTLAAVRKADKLGIDWVENDVQRTKDGELVVMHDTTLARTTNVEKLYPDRSPWNVSDFTAKEIARLDAGSWFSDAYAGEKVPTLEQYLRQINKSGQKLLLELKSPQLYPGIELQTLGELRSEGWADRAHLKDKLIIQSFDANSVKTTHTLNGSVKTGFLGNPKVSELASYAKFTDQINPTHSAVTKDYVDAVHSHKGVRGERMEVLTWTVNDASTARTVAKAGVDGIISNFPDVVRDATGG, encoded by the coding sequence ATGTCGATGCGCCGTGCAGTAGCCGCCGCTACCGGTGTGCTCCTGGGTATGTCCGCTCTCACACTGACCGCCTCCCCGGCCTACGCGGCCGACAGCCAGGACACCACGAGCGACGGCGCACCCGTCGTCGTCGCCCACCGCGGAGCTTCCGGTTACGCGCCGGAGAACACGCTCGCGGCAGTCCGCAAGGCCGACAAGCTCGGCATCGACTGGGTCGAGAACGACGTACAGCGCACCAAGGACGGCGAACTCGTCGTCATGCACGACACCACGCTCGCGCGCACGACCAACGTCGAGAAGCTCTACCCGGACCGCTCGCCGTGGAACGTCTCCGACTTCACGGCGAAGGAGATCGCCCGCCTGGACGCCGGAAGCTGGTTCAGCGACGCCTACGCGGGTGAGAAGGTCCCCACCCTCGAGCAGTACCTGCGGCAGATCAACAAGAGCGGACAGAAGCTGCTGCTCGAACTGAAGTCCCCGCAGCTGTATCCCGGCATCGAACTGCAGACGCTCGGGGAGCTGCGGAGCGAGGGCTGGGCGGACCGGGCGCATCTGAAGGACAAGCTCATCATCCAGAGCTTCGACGCCAACTCCGTCAAAACGACGCACACTCTCAACGGCAGCGTGAAGACAGGGTTCCTGGGCAATCCGAAGGTCTCGGAACTGGCCTCGTACGCGAAGTTCACCGACCAGATCAACCCCACGCACTCGGCGGTGACCAAGGACTACGTCGACGCGGTGCACTCGCACAAGGGCGTCCGCGGGGAGCGGATGGAAGTCCTCACCTGGACCGTGAACGACGCCTCGACGGCGCGCACCGTGGCCAAGGCCGGGGTCGACGGCATCATCAGCAACTTCCCGGACGTGGTACGGGACGCCACGGGCGGCTGA
- a CDS encoding methylated-DNA--[protein]-cysteine S-methyltransferase, which produces MSETTASTTARTCAWTVRGTPVGPLLLAATEEGLVHVVFHADDVTADRALARLSGRLGARTVRVDEPAGPGRGPGKAPAGAVGEAPSAATVPEGAGRVLAAAVAELDSYFRGELREFTVPLDWTLSGGFHEKVLRALLASVPYGATAGYQDLAVRVGEPGAARAVGMAMGSNPLPVVVPCHRIVESDGGLGGFGGGRETKRTLLALEGLLPEPLF; this is translated from the coding sequence ATGAGTGAGACGACGGCGAGCACCACGGCCCGCACCTGCGCATGGACGGTGCGGGGCACCCCTGTCGGGCCCCTGCTGCTCGCCGCCACCGAAGAGGGCCTGGTCCACGTCGTCTTCCACGCCGACGACGTCACGGCGGACCGGGCCCTCGCGCGGCTCTCGGGGCGGCTCGGGGCGCGGACGGTCCGTGTGGACGAGCCCGCCGGTCCAGGGCGCGGGCCCGGAAAGGCGCCTGCGGGGGCGGTCGGCGAGGCGCCGTCGGCAGCGACAGTGCCGGAGGGCGCCGGGCGCGTTCTCGCCGCCGCCGTTGCGGAGCTGGACTCGTACTTCCGCGGTGAGCTGCGCGAGTTCACCGTTCCGCTGGACTGGACGCTCTCCGGCGGCTTCCACGAGAAGGTGCTTCGGGCGCTGCTCGCGTCCGTGCCATACGGAGCGACCGCGGGCTATCAGGATCTCGCCGTCAGGGTGGGCGAACCGGGGGCGGCGAGGGCGGTCGGGATGGCCATGGGCTCCAATCCGCTGCCGGTCGTCGTGCCGTGCCACCGGATCGTCGAAAGCGACGGCGGGCTGGGCGGGTTCGGCGGTGGCCGGGAGACGAAGCGCACGCTGCTCGCCCTTGAGGGGCTGCTGCCGGAGCCGCTGTTCTGA